The following coding sequences lie in one Lelliottia jeotgali genomic window:
- a CDS encoding isochorismatase encodes MSGKRVVMVVDMQQGVFATPRIQREKCVSRINQLTRGADTVIFIQHTEAGGLEEGSDGFTLLPELHQPAGAFYVTKTACDAFYHTSLNALLTQLNTQQFVICGCATDYCVDTTLKNGVSRGYHITVAEDAHTTADRPAAEAQVLINHYNDVWRTLTAPDNPPRVKLTETILAEWQAN; translated from the coding sequence ATGTCGGGTAAAAGAGTGGTTATGGTGGTCGATATGCAGCAGGGGGTATTCGCCACGCCGCGTATTCAGCGCGAGAAATGCGTTTCACGAATCAATCAGCTCACGCGCGGCGCTGACACAGTCATTTTCATTCAGCATACCGAGGCGGGTGGACTGGAAGAGGGGAGTGATGGCTTTACATTACTGCCCGAACTGCATCAGCCTGCGGGGGCGTTTTATGTCACAAAAACCGCCTGCGATGCGTTCTATCACACCTCGCTCAACGCGTTATTAACGCAATTGAATACTCAGCAGTTTGTTATCTGTGGCTGTGCGACCGATTACTGCGTCGATACCACTCTTAAAAATGGCGTCAGTCGGGGATATCACATCACCGTCGCGGAAGATGCGCACACCACCGCGGATCGCCCGGCGGCAGAGGCTCAGGTGCTGATTAACCACTATAACGATGTCTGGCGAACCCTCACCGCGCCGGACAACCCTCCGCGTGTGAAACTCACCGAAACAATTCTCGCAGAGTGGCAGGCGAACTAA
- a CDS encoding SbmA protein, whose amino-acid sequence MFKSFFPKPGPFFLSAFIWALIAVIFWQAGGGAWIERLTGATGDVPISAARFWSLSYLLFYAYYAVCVGIFALFWFTYSPHRWQYWSILGTSLIIFVTWFLVEVGVAVNAWYAPFYDLIQTALSSPHKVTINQFYHEVGIFLGIALIAVIIGVMNNFFVSHYVFRWRTAMNEHYMAHWQQLRHIEGAAQRVQEDTMRFASTLEDMGVSFINAIMTLIAFLPVLVTLSAHVPELPIVGHLPYGLVIAAIVWSLMGTGLLAAVGIKLPGLEFKNQRVEAAYRKELVYGEDDANRASPPTVRELFGAVRRNYFRLYFHYMYFNIARILYLQVDNVFGLFLLFPSIVAGTITLGLMTQITNVFGQVRGSFQYLIASWTTLVELMSIYKRLRSFERELDDQNLQEVTNTLG is encoded by the coding sequence ATGTTTAAGTCTTTTTTCCCAAAGCCGGGGCCATTTTTCCTCTCGGCGTTTATTTGGGCATTAATCGCCGTCATTTTCTGGCAGGCGGGTGGTGGAGCGTGGATTGAGCGCCTGACCGGTGCAACGGGTGATGTTCCTATCAGTGCCGCGCGTTTCTGGTCGCTCAGCTATTTGCTGTTTTACGCCTACTATGCAGTATGCGTAGGGATATTTGCCTTGTTCTGGTTTACGTATTCGCCGCACCGCTGGCAATACTGGTCGATTCTCGGGACATCACTCATCATCTTCGTCACCTGGTTTTTGGTCGAAGTGGGTGTCGCGGTCAACGCATGGTATGCACCTTTCTACGATCTGATTCAGACTGCACTCAGTTCGCCGCATAAGGTCACCATCAATCAGTTTTATCATGAAGTGGGCATCTTCCTCGGCATCGCGTTGATTGCTGTGATTATCGGTGTAATGAATAATTTCTTCGTCAGCCACTATGTTTTCCGCTGGCGTACCGCAATGAACGAACACTATATGGCGCACTGGCAGCAGCTGCGTCATATCGAAGGTGCCGCGCAGCGTGTGCAGGAAGATACAATGCGTTTTGCTTCGACGCTTGAAGATATGGGTGTGAGTTTTATCAACGCCATCATGACGTTAATTGCCTTCCTTCCGGTGCTGGTCACCCTCTCGGCGCATGTCCCTGAGCTGCCTATTGTTGGCCACCTGCCGTACGGTCTGGTGATTGCGGCCATCGTCTGGTCGCTAATGGGTACAGGGCTGCTGGCGGCTGTCGGGATCAAACTACCGGGGCTGGAGTTTAAAAATCAGCGCGTGGAAGCGGCTTATCGTAAAGAACTGGTCTACGGTGAAGATGACGCGAATCGCGCCTCGCCTCCGACGGTACGTGAGTTGTTTGGCGCGGTGCGTCGTAACTATTTCCGACTTTATTTCCACTACATGTATTTCAATATCGCCCGCATATTATATTTGCAGGTCGATAACGTTTTCGGTTTGTTCCTGCTGTTCCCGTCGATTGTTGCAGGTACGATTACGCTCGGTCTGATGACGCAGATAACTAACGTTTTTGGTCAGGTTCGCGGTTCGTTCCAGTATCTGATTGCCTCATGGACGACGCTGGTTGAGCTGATGTCGATCTACAAACGTCTGCGCAGTTTTGAGCGCGAGCTGGACGATCAGAACCTTCAGGAAGTGACCAATACATTAGGGTAA
- a CDS encoding outer membrane lipoprotein: MPFAVPRGLPLSLLAAFVLAGCADKGAAPLKKGEKPVDVASVVRQKMPASVKDRDDWAIVLAKTFESQKIAPTEENICSVLAVAQQESMYQSDPAVPGLNKIAWKEIDRRAEKMHIPIFLVHTALKITSPNGKSYSERLDTVKTEKQLSAIFDDFIDMVPMGQKLFGSLNPVHTGGPMQVSIDFAEKHKSGYPWKIDGTVRQEVFSLRGGLWFGTYHLLNYPANYSAPLYRFADFNAGWYASRNAAFQNAVNRATGSKLALDGDLIAYGSSEAGTTEQAVRKLAIKLDMSNSEIRHQLEKGDSLAFEKTELYQQVYTLAEQKSGKALPREVLPGIQLESPKITRNLTTAWFAKRVDDRRARCMSLN; the protein is encoded by the coding sequence ATGCCATTTGCCGTACCACGCGGGTTACCGTTATCACTGCTGGCCGCCTTTGTGCTGGCCGGATGCGCCGACAAAGGGGCTGCGCCGCTGAAAAAGGGCGAAAAGCCCGTCGATGTGGCAAGCGTGGTTCGCCAGAAAATGCCCGCCAGCGTGAAGGATCGCGATGACTGGGCGATTGTGCTGGCGAAGACGTTCGAGAGCCAGAAAATCGCCCCGACTGAGGAGAACATCTGCTCGGTGCTGGCGGTGGCACAGCAAGAATCTATGTACCAATCCGATCCGGCGGTGCCAGGACTCAACAAAATTGCCTGGAAAGAGATCGACCGACGTGCGGAAAAAATGCACATCCCGATCTTCCTGGTGCATACGGCCCTCAAAATCACATCGCCTAACGGTAAAAGCTACAGCGAACGGTTGGATACAGTCAAAACCGAGAAACAACTGAGCGCCATTTTCGATGATTTTATCGATATGGTGCCGATGGGGCAGAAGCTGTTTGGTTCGCTGAACCCGGTACATACCGGCGGGCCGATGCAGGTCAGCATCGATTTTGCCGAGAAGCATAAAAGCGGGTATCCGTGGAAAATCGACGGAACCGTGCGTCAGGAAGTGTTCTCGCTTCGCGGCGGGTTGTGGTTTGGAACGTATCATTTGCTGAATTATCCAGCCAACTACAGCGCCCCGCTGTATCGCTTCGCCGATTTCAACGCCGGGTGGTACGCCAGTCGTAATGCCGCCTTCCAGAATGCCGTGAACCGCGCGACGGGCTCGAAGCTCGCCTTAGATGGCGATCTCATTGCGTATGGGAGCAGTGAAGCGGGCACGACCGAACAGGCGGTGCGCAAGCTGGCGATTAAGCTGGATATGAGTAACAGCGAAATCCGCCATCAGCTTGAAAAAGGGGATAGTCTGGCGTTCGAGAAAACGGAACTTTATCAGCAGGTGTACACGCTGGCGGAACAGAAAAGTGGCAAAGCTTTACCAAGGGAGGTTCTGCCGGGCATTCAGCTCGAAAGCCCGAAGATCACGCGTAATCTCACCACGGCGTGGTTCGCAAAACGTGTGGACGATCGCCGGGCGCGCTGCATGTCACTGAACTAA
- a CDS encoding inner membrane protein → MADFTLTKPIFGGKHPRSSTSGNIAYALFVLFCFWAGSQLLNILVHAPGVYEHLMQVQDTGRPRVDIGFGVSTIFGLIPFLAGCAILGAIALVLRWRRYH, encoded by the coding sequence ATGGCAGACTTTACACTGACGAAGCCGATTTTTGGCGGCAAACATCCCAGATCTTCAACGTCGGGTAATATCGCCTACGCGCTGTTTGTGCTGTTCTGTTTCTGGGCAGGTTCACAATTACTGAACATTCTGGTGCATGCACCAGGCGTTTATGAACACCTGATGCAGGTTCAGGACACAGGCCGACCGCGCGTTGACATCGGATTTGGTGTGAGCACTATCTTCGGGCTCATTCCCTTCCTGGCAGGATGCGCTATCCTCGGCGCCATCGCCCTTGTGCTGCGCTGGCGTCGTTATCACTGA
- a CDS encoding inner membrane protein → MNLSAKLRRDWHYYAFAIGLIFILNGVVGLLGFEAKGWQTYAVGLVTWVISFWLAGFIIRRRPQEPTTENVESADKAD, encoded by the coding sequence ATGAACCTGTCTGCCAAACTACGCCGTGACTGGCATTATTACGCCTTTGCGATTGGCCTGATTTTTATTCTTAACGGTGTTGTTGGGCTGCTCGGATTTGAAGCGAAAGGCTGGCAAACCTATGCGGTAGGGCTGGTGACGTGGGTAATCAGTTTCTGGCTGGCGGGGTTCATCATCCGCCGTCGACCGCAAGAGCCAACGACGGAAAATGTGGAGAGCGCTGATAAAGCGGATTAA
- a CDS encoding D-alanine--D-alanine ligase has product MAEGGETHRASWYVMGFDESDWKKVKMAKQRVGIVFGGKSAEHEVSLQSAKNIVDAIDKSRFDVVLLGIDKQGQWHVNDASQYLLNADDPAHIALNPSDISVATVPGVEQGQLINAGNAQALTQIDVVFPIVHGTLGEDGSLQGMLRMANLPFVGSDVLGSAACMDKDVTKRLLRDAGLNIAPFVTLTRANRQHHSFAQITAQLGLPLFVKPANQGSSVGVSKVTSEAQFTEAVRLAFEFDHKVVVEQGIKGREIECAVLGNEFPQASTCGEVVLNSDFYSYDTKYIDDKGAQVVVPAVLDPEINDKIRAIAIEAYQALGCGGMARVDVFLTAENDVIINEINTLPGFTNISMYPKLWQASGISYPDLITRLIELALERHAADSALKSSVNG; this is encoded by the coding sequence ATGGCAGAAGGCGGGGAAACCCACCGGGCATCGTGGTATGTTATGGGCTTTGATGAGTCAGACTGGAAGAAAGTGAAGATGGCGAAGCAGCGGGTAGGAATTGTTTTTGGGGGAAAATCGGCAGAACACGAAGTGTCACTGCAATCGGCCAAAAATATCGTTGATGCGATTGATAAGAGCCGTTTTGATGTCGTTTTGCTGGGCATTGATAAGCAGGGACAATGGCACGTGAACGATGCCAGTCAATACCTGTTGAACGCAGACGATCCGGCGCATATCGCGCTCAATCCATCGGACATCAGTGTCGCCACCGTACCGGGCGTGGAGCAGGGCCAGCTGATTAACGCGGGCAATGCGCAAGCACTGACCCAGATTGACGTCGTGTTCCCGATTGTTCATGGCACACTGGGCGAAGATGGTTCCCTGCAAGGGATGCTGCGCATGGCGAATCTGCCGTTTGTCGGCTCTGACGTTCTCGGCTCCGCCGCCTGCATGGACAAAGACGTGACCAAACGCCTGCTGCGCGACGCCGGGCTGAATATCGCTCCGTTTGTGACGCTGACCCGCGCCAATCGCCAACATCACAGCTTCGCTCAAATCACCGCCCAGCTTGGGCTGCCACTATTCGTTAAACCGGCAAACCAGGGCTCTTCCGTTGGCGTCAGCAAAGTGACCAGCGAAGCGCAGTTTACCGAAGCCGTGCGTCTGGCATTTGAATTTGATCACAAAGTGGTGGTTGAACAAGGGATTAAAGGTCGCGAAATCGAATGCGCCGTACTGGGCAACGAATTCCCACAGGCCAGTACCTGTGGCGAAGTGGTGCTGAACAGTGATTTCTACTCGTATGACACCAAATACATTGATGATAAAGGCGCGCAGGTTGTCGTTCCGGCGGTTCTCGATCCTGAAATCAATGACAAGATCCGCGCGATCGCCATTGAAGCCTATCAGGCGCTCGGCTGCGGTGGAATGGCGCGTGTCGACGTGTTCCTGACAGCCGAAAATGATGTGATCATTAACGAAATCAACACACTGCCCGGCTTCACCAATATCAGCATGTACCCAAAACTGTGGCAGGCCAGCGGTATCAGCTACCCGGATTTAATCACCCGTCTGATCGAACTGGCGCTGGAGCGTCACGCTGCTGACAGCGCCCTGAAAAGCTCGGTAAACGGTTAA
- a CDS encoding MFS multidrug transporter, with amino-acid sequence MKIVSLMESWKVNLISVWFGCFFTGLAISQILPFLPLYVSQLGVTSHEALSMWSGLTFSITFLVSAIVSPMWGSLADRKGRKLMLLRASLGMAIAILLQAYATNVWQLFLLRGLMGLTSGYIPNAMALVASQVPRERSGWAISTLSTAQISGVIGGPLMGGFLADHVGLRAVFFITAMLLVVSFLVTFFLIKEGVRPTVSKADRLSGKAVFATLPYPGLMISLFVTTMVIQLCNGSIGPILALFIKSMAPDSNNIAFLSGMIAAVPGVSALISAPRLGKLGDRIGTARILMATLIFAVVLFFAMSFVTSPFQLGVLRFMLGFADGAMLPAVQTLLVKYSSDQVTGRIFGYNQSFMYLGNVAGPLMGATVSAMAGFRWVFAATAVVVLINVIQLAIALRRRRQKEDNISI; translated from the coding sequence ATGAAGATTGTGTCGCTTATGGAATCCTGGAAAGTAAATCTCATCTCGGTCTGGTTTGGCTGTTTTTTCACCGGCCTCGCCATCAGCCAGATTTTGCCCTTCCTGCCGCTGTATGTTTCCCAGCTCGGCGTGACGTCGCACGAAGCGCTGTCGATGTGGTCCGGTTTGACCTTCAGTATTACTTTCCTGGTTTCCGCGATTGTGTCGCCCATGTGGGGCAGCCTTGCAGACCGAAAAGGGCGCAAACTGATGTTGCTGCGCGCGTCGCTCGGGATGGCGATTGCGATATTGCTCCAGGCGTACGCGACGAATGTCTGGCAGCTCTTTTTACTGCGTGGCCTGATGGGCCTGACCTCTGGCTATATTCCCAACGCGATGGCGTTGGTGGCTTCCCAGGTTCCGCGCGAGCGCAGCGGGTGGGCGATAAGCACGCTTTCCACGGCGCAAATCAGCGGTGTGATTGGCGGCCCGCTGATGGGCGGTTTCCTGGCTGACCACGTCGGGTTGCGGGCGGTATTTTTCATCACCGCGATGCTGTTGGTGGTGAGTTTTCTGGTGACCTTTTTCCTGATAAAAGAGGGCGTGCGCCCGACCGTCAGCAAAGCCGATCGTCTGAGCGGCAAAGCGGTGTTTGCCACGTTGCCGTATCCCGGCCTGATGATCAGCCTGTTTGTGACGACGATGGTGATTCAACTGTGTAATGGGTCAATTGGACCGATTCTGGCGCTGTTTATTAAATCGATGGCACCGGACAGCAATAATATCGCGTTTCTCAGCGGCATGATTGCCGCCGTGCCCGGCGTGTCAGCATTGATCTCGGCCCCCCGTTTAGGCAAGCTCGGGGACAGGATTGGTACAGCGCGAATATTAATGGCGACGCTTATCTTCGCGGTGGTGCTGTTTTTTGCGATGTCTTTTGTCACCTCGCCTTTCCAGCTTGGCGTGCTGCGCTTTATGCTGGGGTTTGCCGATGGCGCGATGCTGCCTGCGGTGCAAACTCTGCTGGTAAAATACTCGAGCGATCAGGTCACCGGGCGCATCTTTGGCTATAACCAGTCGTTTATGTATCTTGGCAATGTCGCCGGTCCGCTGATGGGCGCAACCGTCTCTGCGATGGCGGGATTCCGCTGGGTGTTTGCGGCAACGGCTGTCGTGGTGCTAATCAACGTTATCCAACTCGCAATTGCATTGCGCCGCCGTCGTCAAAAAGAAGACAATATCAGCATCTGA
- a CDS encoding protein iraP, producing the protein MKNLIAELLVKLAQKEEESKELVAQVEALEIVVTALLRQMAQTDQQALIRSIEGALEDARPDSQVPVQDSEMLQQYVKKLLRHPRS; encoded by the coding sequence ATGAAAAATCTCATTGCAGAGTTGCTGGTTAAGCTTGCCCAAAAGGAAGAAGAGTCAAAAGAACTGGTCGCCCAGGTTGAAGCATTAGAAATAGTGGTCACCGCGCTGCTACGGCAGATGGCGCAGACCGATCAGCAGGCGCTGATCCGAAGTATCGAGGGCGCACTGGAAGATGCCAGGCCCGACTCTCAAGTGCCGGTTCAGGATAGCGAAATGCTACAGCAATACGTAAAAAAGTTGCTGCGGCATCCTCGCAGTTAA
- a CDS encoding Alkaline phosphatase: protein MPLLFTPVIHADTANTSVLDNRVAQGDITQPGGARRLTGDQTEALRASLNEKPAKNIILLIGDGMGDSEITAARNYAEGAGGFFKGIDALPLTGQYTHYALDKKTGKPDYVTDSAASATAWTTGVKTYNGALGVDIHEKDHQTILEMAKAAGLATGNVSTAELQDATPAALVSHVTSRKCYGPSVTSEKCPTNALEKGGKGSITEQLLNARADVTLGGGAKTFAETATAGEWQGKTLREQAQARGYQLVSDAASLAAITDAGQDKPLLGLFSDGNMPVRWEGPKASYHGNIDKPAVTCTPNPKRDDSVPTLAQMTDKAISLLSKGEKGFFLQVEGASIDKQDHAANPCGQIGETVDLDEAVQKALEFAKKDGNTLVVVTADHAHASQIVAPDTKAPGLTQALNTKDGAVMVMSYGNSEGDSMEHTGTQLRIAAYGPHAANVVGLTDQTDLFYTMKDALGLK, encoded by the coding sequence ATGCCCTTATTATTTACCCCTGTCATTCATGCGGACACCGCGAATACCAGCGTGCTGGATAATCGTGTTGCACAGGGCGATATCACGCAGCCGGGTGGCGCACGCCGTCTGACTGGAGATCAAACCGAAGCGCTGCGTGCGTCGCTGAATGAGAAACCCGCTAAAAATATTATTCTGCTGATTGGCGACGGTATGGGTGATTCCGAAATCACCGCCGCGCGAAATTATGCCGAAGGTGCAGGTGGCTTCTTCAAAGGCATCGATGCGCTGCCATTGACCGGGCAATATACCCATTACGCGCTGGATAAAAAAACCGGAAAACCCGATTACGTGACCGATTCGGCAGCCTCCGCCACGGCCTGGACCACCGGTGTCAAAACCTATAACGGCGCACTGGGCGTCGATATTCACGAAAAAGATCACCAGACCATTCTGGAGATGGCAAAAGCCGCCGGGCTGGCAACGGGTAACGTGTCCACTGCTGAACTGCAAGATGCCACGCCAGCCGCACTGGTTTCACATGTTACCTCGCGTAAATGTTACGGTCCGTCCGTCACCAGCGAAAAATGTCCAACTAATGCACTGGAAAAGGGCGGTAAAGGATCGATTACCGAACAGCTGCTGAATGCGCGTGCAGATGTCACGTTAGGCGGCGGTGCAAAAACCTTCGCTGAAACCGCAACGGCAGGCGAATGGCAGGGCAAAACCCTGCGTGAACAAGCGCAGGCACGCGGCTATCAACTGGTGAGCGATGCTGCTTCTCTGGCGGCTATTACTGACGCAGGTCAGGATAAACCTCTGCTCGGTCTGTTCTCCGATGGCAACATGCCGGTGCGCTGGGAAGGGCCAAAAGCCTCTTACCACGGCAATATCGACAAACCTGCCGTAACCTGTACCCCAAATCCGAAACGTGACGACAGCGTCCCAACGCTGGCGCAGATGACCGATAAAGCCATTTCTTTATTAAGCAAAGGCGAGAAAGGTTTCTTCCTGCAGGTGGAAGGGGCGTCGATCGATAAACAAGATCACGCGGCCAATCCGTGCGGACAGATTGGCGAAACCGTCGATCTTGACGAAGCGGTGCAGAAGGCGCTGGAGTTCGCGAAGAAAGACGGTAACACTCTCGTGGTGGTGACCGCTGACCACGCCCACGCCAGCCAGATTGTGGCTCCGGATACCAAAGCGCCTGGCCTGACTCAGGCTCTCAATACCAAAGACGGTGCGGTGATGGTGATGAGCTACGGCAACTCGGAAGGCGATTCTATGGAACATACCGGAACACAGCTGCGCATTGCTGCGTATGGCCCGCATGCCGCAAACGTGGTCGGCCTGACGGATCAAACGGATCTGTTCTACACCATGAAAGACGCTCTTGGACTGAAATAA
- a CDS encoding Phosphate starvation-inducible protein PsiF, with product MKLTLVVTLLSTLFLVSTASAAEKTLTPQQQRMTSCNQQATAQTLKGDARKTYMSDCLKNSASKPGEKSLTPQQQKMRECNGLATQQSLKGDDRSKFMSACLKKAA from the coding sequence ATGAAACTAACCCTCGTTGTAACCCTGCTTTCTACCTTGTTCCTGGTGTCCACGGCTTCTGCTGCGGAGAAAACGCTCACCCCTCAGCAGCAACGAATGACCAGCTGTAATCAACAGGCTACAGCCCAGACGCTGAAAGGCGATGCGCGTAAAACCTACATGAGCGATTGCCTGAAAAACAGCGCCTCAAAACCGGGGGAAAAGAGCCTGACGCCTCAGCAGCAAAAAATGCGCGAATGTAACGGCCTGGCCACGCAACAATCACTCAAAGGCGACGACCGAAGCAAGTTTATGAGCGCTTGCCTGAAAAAAGCGGCGTAG
- a CDS encoding Protein YaiC, whose protein sequence is MFPKIMNDENFYNKDVSREEWQPNLSQDDHHRSGIRFARRVRLPRIFGLAAMFFPIAGALVAQAPPGGWWLLLVGWAFVWPHLAWQLAYRASDPRVSEMNNLKADAIVAGVWMGLTGVNVLPTAALIILIGMNMMGAGGIRLFSAGAIMTTIAALVTLQLTGVSPTFTLTPLELWLALPVIVLYPLFFAWVSYQTAIRLAEHKRRLELMSTRDGMTGVFNRRHWEILLRNEYDTCRRAHREAAILIIDIDHFKSINDTWGHDVGDEAIIAVTRQLQLTLRAGDMIGRFGGDEFAVIMSGTPAESAIAAMSRVHERLAVLTLPCAPQVRLRISVGVAPLTAEFCHYREWLKAADVALYKAKNAGRNRTEVAA, encoded by the coding sequence ATGTTCCCAAAAATTATGAATGACGAAAACTTTTACAATAAAGACGTCTCGCGAGAAGAGTGGCAGCCAAACCTTTCTCAGGATGACCATCACCGTTCCGGTATCCGTTTCGCACGGCGTGTTCGATTGCCGCGTATCTTCGGGCTGGCGGCAATGTTTTTCCCGATTGCCGGGGCGCTGGTGGCACAAGCTCCGCCTGGAGGCTGGTGGTTACTGCTGGTCGGATGGGCGTTCGTCTGGCCGCACCTGGCCTGGCAGCTGGCTTATCGCGCTTCCGATCCGCGTGTCAGTGAAATGAACAATCTGAAGGCCGACGCCATCGTGGCAGGCGTCTGGATGGGGCTGACAGGGGTGAATGTGCTCCCTACCGCCGCACTTATCATTCTGATCGGCATGAATATGATGGGGGCGGGAGGGATCAGATTGTTCAGTGCTGGTGCAATCATGACCACCATCGCGGCCCTGGTCACGTTGCAGCTCACTGGGGTCTCTCCCACCTTTACGCTTACCCCGCTGGAACTCTGGCTGGCGCTGCCGGTGATAGTTCTCTATCCGCTGTTTTTTGCCTGGGTAAGCTATCAGACCGCCATTCGGCTGGCGGAGCACAAGCGCCGTCTGGAATTGATGAGCACCCGCGATGGCATGACCGGTGTGTTCAACCGCCGCCACTGGGAGATCCTGTTACGCAATGAGTACGACACCTGTCGGCGCGCTCATCGCGAAGCGGCGATCCTGATTATCGATATCGACCATTTCAAGAGTATTAACGACACCTGGGGTCACGATGTGGGCGATGAGGCAATTATCGCCGTTACGCGGCAGTTACAATTAACGCTGCGGGCCGGGGATATGATTGGGCGCTTCGGTGGCGATGAATTTGCGGTGATCATGAGCGGCACGCCAGCGGAAAGTGCCATCGCGGCGATGTCTCGTGTGCATGAGCGGCTGGCGGTCTTAACGCTACCCTGTGCGCCGCAGGTGCGGCTGCGGATCAGTGTCGGGGTCGCCCCTCTGACGGCAGAGTTTTGCCATTATCGGGAATGGCTAAAAGCGGCGGATGTGGCGCTGTACAAAGCGAAAAATGCCGGACGTAACCGCACCGAAGTGGCCGCCTGA
- a CDS encoding Pyrroline-5-carboxylate reductase yields the protein MDKKIGFIGCGNMGKAILGGLIASGQVLPGQIWVYTPSPDKVAALRDQYGINAAESAQEVAQIADIVFGAVKPNIMIKVLSDITSSLNKETLVVSIAAGVTLDQLARALGHDRKIVRAMPNTPSLVNAGMTSVTPNALVTPEDVADVLNIFRCFGEAEVIAEAMIHPVVGVSGSAPAYVFMFIEAMADAAVLGGMPRAQAYKFAAQAVMGSAKMVLETGKHPGELKDMVCSPGGTTIEAVRVLEERGFRSAVIEAMNKCMEKSEKLSKS from the coding sequence ATGGACAAAAAAATCGGTTTTATCGGCTGCGGCAATATGGGAAAAGCCATTCTCGGTGGTTTGATCGCCAGTGGCCAGGTCTTGCCGGGGCAGATTTGGGTCTACACCCCGTCACCGGACAAAGTTGCCGCGCTGCGTGATCAATACGGTATTAACGCCGCCGAAAGCGCGCAGGAAGTCGCTCAGATTGCTGACATCGTCTTTGGCGCCGTCAAACCCAACATCATGATTAAAGTCCTCAGCGACATTACCTCCAGCCTGAATAAAGAGACGCTGGTCGTCTCGATTGCAGCAGGTGTTACGCTCGATCAGCTCGCCCGCGCACTCGGCCATGACCGTAAGATTGTCCGCGCAATGCCAAACACGCCGTCGCTGGTGAATGCGGGGATGACTTCCGTAACACCGAACGCGCTGGTAACGCCAGAAGACGTGGCGGACGTGCTGAATATTTTCCGCTGCTTTGGCGAAGCCGAAGTGATTGCCGAAGCGATGATCCATCCGGTTGTCGGCGTCAGCGGTTCCGCTCCAGCGTATGTTTTCATGTTTATCGAAGCGATGGCCGACGCTGCCGTGCTCGGTGGCATGCCGCGTGCGCAGGCCTATAAATTTGCTGCTCAGGCGGTGATGGGTTCCGCCAAAATGGTGCTGGAAACGGGCAAACATCCGGGCGAACTGAAAGATATGGTCTGTTCACCGGGTGGCACTACCATCGAAGCCGTGCGCGTTCTGGAAGAGCGTGGATTCCGTTCGGCGGTGATTGAAGCGATGAATAAGTGCATGGAAAAATCAGAGAAACTGAGTAAATCCTAA
- a CDS encoding Protein YaiI, translated as MAIWVDADACPNVIKEILFRAAERVQMPLTLVANQNLRIPPSKFIRSMRVPAGFDVTDNEIVRLCSPEDLVITADIPLAAEVLEKGAAALNPRGERYSPSTIRQKLTMRDFMDTLRASGVQTGGPDSLSQRDRQQFAAELDKWLLEVKRRTA; from the coding sequence ATGGCGATTTGGGTGGATGCGGATGCGTGTCCGAATGTCATTAAAGAGATTTTATTCCGTGCGGCAGAGCGTGTGCAGATGCCGTTAACGCTGGTGGCAAACCAGAATTTGCGTATTCCACCGTCGAAATTTATCCGTTCCATGCGTGTTCCGGCAGGTTTCGACGTGACCGATAACGAAATTGTGCGTCTGTGTAGCCCGGAAGATTTGGTGATCACCGCCGATATTCCCCTGGCGGCAGAAGTGCTGGAGAAAGGTGCTGCGGCGCTGAATCCGCGCGGTGAACGCTATTCACCTTCAACGATCCGACAAAAACTCACCATGCGTGATTTTATGGATACGCTCCGCGCCAGCGGTGTACAAACCGGCGGGCCAGATTCGCTATCACAGCGCGACCGTCAGCAGTTCGCCGCCGAGCTGGATAAATGGCTGCTGGAAGTGAAGCGTCGTACAGCGTAA